TCCAAGAAGATGAAGCATACTGTGGGCTGTCAAAAAGGCAAGTTCCCGCGTAAGGCTGTGGCCGTATTCTTCCGCCTGTGCCGCCGCACGCCCTATTGATATAATAATATCGCCGAGCATTATTTCTCCGTTTTCGTTCAGTTCAGGCCTCTCACCGTCATTAAACGACAAAAGCGGGAAACTTAAAACGTCCGTTTCCTTGTCTATTCCCCTGTAATACTTATTTATATCCCGCATTTCCCCGCCGTTTACTATAGAAAGGCTTATTTCGCAATTCGTATCAAACCCTTCGTATTCAAGGCACTTTAAAGCCGTGTCGTTAAACAACTTTTCGTATTCATCCGTTAGCTCCCAATCTGCCCTGTTATCAATTAAAAGCGTCATCATACACTTCCTTTCCCCTCATCGTCGTTTTTTTCTTTCGCTTTCTGTTCGCGCCTTGTCCTTTCAATATCTTCCTCCTTAGGATATGCCACGCGTTCATGGTACATGCCGTTAAACACTTTCATAAATGATTTTTTAATCGTTTCCAATTCCTTCAAGTCAAGACGACAGTCGTTAAGCTGCCCATCGTTAAGCTTGTCCTTAAAAAGCGTGTCTATTATCTTTTCTATATCCTTAGGCGATCCGCCCGCCGAAGCCGTGCTTCTGACAGCCGCTTCAACCGTATCGGCAAGCATAACTATCGCCGATTCCTTAAACTGCGGTATCGGCCCTGGGTATCTGAAATCTTCTTCCCTTGTTTCAATATTATTTTTTTCCTTAGCCGATTTCATATAGAAATATTTAACGAGGGTTGTGCCCTGATGCTGGCTTATTATATCTATAATTACGTTTGGCAGCCTGTTTTTCTTTGCCATTTCAATTCCGTCGGAAACATGTTTTATTATCATTTTTGCACTTATATAAGGATCCAGCCTGTCGTGTATGTTTTCTCCGAACTGGTTTTCGCTGAAATACAGCGGGTTATTCAGCTTTCCTATATCATGGTAATAAGCGCCTACCCTTGCAAGCTCGCCGTCGCAGAATATATCGTATGCGGCCGCTTCGGCCAAATTTGCCACAACAAGGCAGTGGTGGTATGTTCCCGGGGTTTCAAGCATAAGCCTCTTTATAAGTTCGTTATTTGGATTTGCAAGTTCCATCAGCCTGTATTTCGTATCAACGCCGAATATCCCTTCCCAAATCGGCATGCTCCCTACAACGACAATAACCGTCGCTATTCCGCATACGCCGGCCCACAGGCTTTTTTCAACTAACGGCGCGCCTGTTTCTTTATAGAAGAAAAGCCCTACGGCCATATAAACGGCCATGTGCACAATTCCCATAGCTCCCGAAACAATAAGTATCCTCGACCTTTTATTTGTATACTGCATAAGTATCGCCCCGAAACTTCCAGTTATAAGGCTGTAAACGAGAAAATCCGCCCCGCCGTTAAATATAAAAAGCGACGATATCGACATAAATATATTTAAAATTATGGCGGTCTTTGTTTTTGAAAGAAGGGCCATAAGCATTGCAAAAAGCGAAACCGGTATAAAATAGAAATTATTAAGATCAGCCATTATCCTTATAACGGCAACCGAAAGCATGTATATTGTAAAAATCACCGTTATATTTTTACTGTTAGCAAGGAATTTCTTTTGTTGGGTAACCATATAAAAATATATGGCTATAAATCCCGTTAATACAATGCCTATACTTCCGATAAAAGGCATAACGCTTCCCGAATAGCTGTTATTTATAAGGCCGAGATCCGTCAAAAGCACAAAA
This genomic window from Anaerotignum faecicola contains:
- the ybeY gene encoding rRNA maturation RNase YbeY, translating into MMTLLIDNRADWELTDEYEKLFNDTALKCLEYEGFDTNCEISLSIVNGGEMRDINKYYRGIDKETDVLSFPLLSFNDGERPELNENGEIMLGDIIISIGRAAAQAEEYGHSLTRELAFLTAHSMLHLLGYDHMEKKDEEIMFSKQREILDAMGIGR
- a CDS encoding HDIG domain-containing protein → MEKPLKFPKMKNGGTAVYYIMFITAFAATVFAIITGSYISDTEILEVGDIAGRRYVSTRDIENTVATNRLREKATEEISFLYKHDPDVEESAMEELELFFSDFNKTLSDMEAEAQKKMEEENGGESEEDLGGYLKFDLEFLLNIPIAVTAEEAESYYILTAAGKEQFKEDVKNAVKFGFEQRITDETIEKVEAQTDAVIDGTLWQESLKDFGKDLCRAVLKPNLVIDEEATEAAKQKKYDEVEPVIVRKNQKIIDEGEVVTEEAFVLLTDLGLINNSYSGSVMPFIGSIGIVLTGFIAIYFYMVTQQKKFLANSKNITVIFTIYMLSVAVIRIMADLNNFYFIPVSLFAMLMALLSKTKTAIILNIFMSISSLFIFNGGADFLVYSLITGSFGAILMQYTNKRSRILIVSGAMGIVHMAVYMAVGLFFYKETGAPLVEKSLWAGVCGIATVIVVVGSMPIWEGIFGVDTKYRLMELANPNNELIKRLMLETPGTYHHCLVVANLAEAAAYDIFCDGELARVGAYYHDIGKLNNPLYFSENQFGENIHDRLDPYISAKMIIKHVSDGIEMAKKNRLPNVIIDIISQHQGTTLVKYFYMKSAKEKNNIETREEDFRYPGPIPQFKESAIVMLADTVEAAVRSTASAGGSPKDIEKIIDTLFKDKLNDGQLNDCRLDLKELETIKKSFMKVFNGMYHERVAYPKEEDIERTRREQKAKEKNDDEGKGSV